TTTGAGCGGCACGAATTGCAGCTACATAGCCTCCAGGGCCTGAACCAATTACAACTGTGTCTAATTCTATTGCGAAATCTCCTACTACCATTTTAAGATCATCCTTCCATTAATAATAATTCTGGATCAGCTAGCAATGTTTTCATGTCGTTCATTGCTTTTTGAGCTGTTGCGCCATCAATAATACGGTGGTCAAAGCTTAGAGACAATTGCATAACTGGAGCAACTACAATTTCGTCGTCCGCGTTAACAATAGCTTTCTTAGCAATTTTACCAACGCCTAGAATAGCAACTTCTGGGTAATTGATAACTGGAGTAAACCAACCGCCACCAATTGAACCGATATTACTAATTGTTGTTGATCCGCCACGCATATCTGCTGCTGCTAATTTACCAGCAGCTGCTGCTTGAGCATGAGTTGTGATTTCGCCAGCAATTGAGAAGATACTTTTCGCATCTGCATTTTTAATATTTGGAACAAACAAACCATGATCTGTATCTGTCGCAATTCCAATATTGAAATAGTGTTTATAAACGATTTCTTGAGTAGCGTCATCAATAGAAGCATTTAACGCTGGATATTTGCGTAAAACAGATACCAATGCTTTAACGACATATGGTAAGAATGTTAATTTAACGCCTTTATCAGCTGCAACATCTTTGAAACGTTTTCTATGAGCCATTAATTTAGTTGCATCTACTTCATCAAATAATGTCACGTGAGGAGCCGTTGCTTTGCTATTTACCATAGCTTTTGCAATTGCTTTACGTGTTGGTGACATTTTTTCTCTTGTTTCCATTTCGCCAAGATTTGAGCTAAATGGTTGTGCTGGTGCAGCAGCTTTTTCAGCAGGTGCATTATTTTGTGCTGCTGGTGTAGTACTTGCAGTTTCAACTTTTGCTGGTGCAGCAGAACCATTGAAGTTTAAGATATCTTCTTTAGTAATGCGACCATTTTTTCCAGTTGGTGCAACTGTACTAATGTCAATTCCTTTTTCACGCGCTAATTGGCGAACAGAAGGCATTGCTAAAATACGTTTTGATGGATCAGATACTGCTACAACACCAGAACCATTTCCTGTTGCTGGTTGTGTTGGAGCTTCAGAAGTAGGAACTGCAGCAGGTTGTGCTGGAGTTTGTTCAGAAGCAGGAGCACTGTGATCAACGTAATCAGGAGCATCAATTTCAACTAAAACGTCGCCAACATTAGCAACTGTTCCTTCAGAAACAAGAATATTTTTAACAATACCTGTTACTGGAGATGGAATTTCTTCAACTGATTTATCATTTTGTACTTCTAGTAAAGTATCATCTTCTTTGATTGTATCTCCTGGAGCTACAAACCATTTAACGATCTCGCCTTCAGCAATTCCTTCACCGATATCTGGTAATTTGAATTGGAATAAAGCTGCATTACCGCTTGTTGCTGCTGGTGCTGGAGCTTCAGTTTTTGCTGGAGCAGGAGCTGCAGCTTCTTCTTCTTCATAACCAGGAGCATCGATTTCAACTAAAACATCACCAACTACGGCAACTGTTCCTTCTTCAACTAAGATACTTTTAATTGTACCTGTCACTGGAGATGGAATTTCTTCAACTGATTTATCGTTTTGTACTTCTAATAAAGTATCGTCTTCTTTAATTGTATCGCCAACTTTAGCAAACCACTTAACGATTTCACCTTCATGAATTCCTTCACCAATATCTGGTAATTTAAATTTAAAAGCCATTTTTAATAACTTCCCTTCTTAATAACTACTTTTAATTGTGTGCTACTTTTTAATCTGAGCTTCAACTATAAAACAAATACAATCAATCAATATCTATTGAAAGGATCGATTGTATTCGCCTAAACTATTTAATTTTTATTAGAAGTTGTAGATTTCTTTGATTTTTTCTTCAATGTCATTTGCATTTGGTAACCAAGCATTTTCAGCTTGACCAAAAGGAAAGACTGTATCTGGTGCAGCTACGCGTCCAATTGGAGCTTCTAATGAAAGAATTGCACGTTCAGAAATTTCTGACATCACCATTGCACCAACACCTGCTTGACGTTGTGCTTCTTGAACAACAACAACACGGCCAGTTTTTTCAACTGAAGCAATAATTGTTTCAATATCCAATGGAGAAACAGTTCTAAGATCGACGATTTCAACTGAAATGCCTTCTTTTTCTAATTTTTCTGCTGCTTTAAGGGCTTCACGAACCATTGCGCCATAAGTGATAACTGAAATATCAGTACCTTCTTTAGCAATCGCTGCTTTACCTAGAGGAACAGTATACGCTTCTTCTGGAACTTCTTCACGGAAAGAACGGTATAATTTCATATGCTCTAAGAAAACAACTGGATCGTTGTCACGAATTGCTGAAATTAAAAGTCCTTTTGCATCATAAGGGTTACTTGGAATAACAATTTTAATCCCTGGTGATTGAGCAATTAATCCTTCTAAGTTATCTGAGTGTAATTCTGGAGTATGAACTCCTCCACCAAATGGTGCGCGAATTGTAATTGGTAAGTTACGAGTACCACTCATACGGTAACGTGTACGAGCTGCTTGTCCAACGATTGAATCCATTACTTCAAATACAAATCCGAAGAATTGAATTTCTGGAACTGGACGGAAGCCTTCTAATGCTAAACCAACTGCAAGACCACCAATACCAGACTCAGCAAGTGGTGTATCGAAAACACGGTCTTCGCCATATGTTGCTTGTAATCCTTCAGTGGCACGGAAAACTCCACCGTTATTCCCAACATCTTCACCAAAAATCAAGACGTTTTCATCTTTACCAAGTTCAAGTGCAAGCGCATCAGTAATCGCTTGGATCATTGTTTTTTGTGCCATGATTTATTTCGACTCCTTTGCTTCAAAAATTGCAATTTGTTCTTTAATTGTTTGGTTTGGTTCTTCAAACATATTTTTCAAGAAGTCAGAAACTTTTTGTTTCGGTTCTTGATCAGCAGCTTTAATTGCTTCTTTAATCTCTTCTTTAGTAGCTTCAATTACTTCATTTTCTTTTTCTTCAGACCAGATACCTTTTTCAGTTAAGAAATTACGCATACGAACTAAAGGATCACGTTTTTCCCAAATATCATCTGTTTCCTTAGTACGGTAACGAGTTGGATCATCACCTGAAAGTGTATGTGGACCATAACGATACGTTAATGTTTCAATTAAAGTTGGGCCATCTCCAGCAATTGCACGATCACGCGCTTCTTTTGTAACTGCATAAACTGCTAATGGATCCATTCCGTCTACTACAACTCCTGGAATTCCAGCAGCAACAGCTTTTTGAGCTAAAGTTTTCGCTTTAGTTTGAACTGAACGTGGTGTTGAAATTGCGTATCCATTATTTTGAATAATAAAGATTGCAGGTGCATCGTATGCTCCAGCAAAGTTCATTCCTTCATAGAAATCCCCTTGTGAAGAACCGCCATCACCAGTATAAGTTAACACAACATTTTTCTT
This Carnobacterium maltaromaticum DSM 20342 DNA region includes the following protein-coding sequences:
- a CDS encoding dihydrolipoyllysine-residue acetyltransferase, with product MAFKFKLPDIGEGIHEGEIVKWFAKVGDTIKEDDTLLEVQNDKSVEEIPSPVTGTIKSILVEEGTVAVVGDVLVEIDAPGYEEEEAAAPAPAKTEAPAPAATSGNAALFQFKLPDIGEGIAEGEIVKWFVAPGDTIKEDDTLLEVQNDKSVEEIPSPVTGIVKNILVSEGTVANVGDVLVEIDAPDYVDHSAPASEQTPAQPAAVPTSEAPTQPATGNGSGVVAVSDPSKRILAMPSVRQLAREKGIDISTVAPTGKNGRITKEDILNFNGSAAPAKVETASTTPAAQNNAPAEKAAAPAQPFSSNLGEMETREKMSPTRKAIAKAMVNSKATAPHVTLFDEVDATKLMAHRKRFKDVAADKGVKLTFLPYVVKALVSVLRKYPALNASIDDATQEIVYKHYFNIGIATDTDHGLFVPNIKNADAKSIFSIAGEITTHAQAAAAGKLAAADMRGGSTTISNIGSIGGGWFTPVINYPEVAILGVGKIAKKAIVNADDEIVVAPVMQLSLSFDHRIIDGATAQKAMNDMKTLLADPELLLMEG
- a CDS encoding alpha-ketoacid dehydrogenase subunit beta, which produces MAQKTMIQAITDALALELGKDENVLIFGEDVGNNGGVFRATEGLQATYGEDRVFDTPLAESGIGGLAVGLALEGFRPVPEIQFFGFVFEVMDSIVGQAARTRYRMSGTRNLPITIRAPFGGGVHTPELHSDNLEGLIAQSPGIKIVIPSNPYDAKGLLISAIRDNDPVVFLEHMKLYRSFREEVPEEAYTVPLGKAAIAKEGTDISVITYGAMVREALKAAEKLEKEGISVEIVDLRTVSPLDIETIIASVEKTGRVVVVQEAQRQAGVGAMVMSEISERAILSLEAPIGRVAAPDTVFPFGQAENAWLPNANDIEEKIKEIYNF
- the pdhA gene encoding pyruvate dehydrogenase (acetyl-transferring) E1 component subunit alpha, which codes for MATKKNKPIDFDALMDSVNADFPTIQILDEDGKVVNPDLMPDLSDEELVDLMSKMVWSRVLDQRSTALNRQGRLGFFAPTAGQEASQLASHFAMEKEDFLLPGYRDVPQLVQHGLPLKEAFLWSRGHAGGNKYDVNLHAMPPQIIIGAQIVQAAGVALGMKKRGKKNVVLTYTGDGGSSQGDFYEGMNFAGAYDAPAIFIIQNNGYAISTPRSVQTKAKTLAQKAVAAGIPGVVVDGMDPLAVYAVTKEARDRAIAGDGPTLIETLTYRYGPHTLSGDDPTRYRTKETDDIWEKRDPLVRMRNFLTEKGIWSEEKENEVIEATKEEIKEAIKAADQEPKQKVSDFLKNMFEEPNQTIKEQIAIFEAKESK